The Paenibacillus sp. FSL R7-0204 genome includes a region encoding these proteins:
- the rfbH gene encoding lipopolysaccharide biosynthesis protein RfbH, with protein sequence MLKQGIIILIKELGEYGLISSDVRNDQVEIYNLFDKLADEFSEKYNFEVKHGDLKVSLYLDTRVKTKISLENITQFAEISKTDYEKITRLDILSKVENYYELFHSERNKDFDSELTQVSYGGRVYDEKEMRSLVDSSLDFWLTAGRYNKQFEKEYAEFLGVRYALLTNSGSSANLLAFSALTSPKLKDRQIKPGDEVITVAAGFPTTVTPIVQNGAIPVFIDVELGTYNIIVDRIEAAITPKTKAIMVAHTMGNPFELDKVMEIAAKYNLWVVEDNCDALGSKFNGKLTGTHGHIGTSSFYPPHHMTMGEGGAVYTNNALLKSIIESFRDWGRDCWCPSGCDNTCNKRFGWELGSLPYGYDHKYTYSHIGYNLRVTEMQAAIGVEQLKKVPTFTQARKENFKRLFEGLKDLGEHFILPRATENSDPSWFGFMLTVQDGAKFTKNEIVEYLEANRIQTRMLFAGNLTRQPAFQNVNYRISGDLKNTDKIMHDTFLVGVYPGLTKEKIDYVVSKIRSFVLDKK encoded by the coding sequence ATGCTAAAGCAAGGTATAATTATTTTAATTAAAGAATTAGGTGAATATGGTTTGATTTCCTCTGATGTTAGGAATGATCAAGTCGAAATCTACAATCTTTTCGATAAACTTGCAGATGAATTTTCAGAGAAATACAATTTTGAAGTAAAACATGGAGATCTTAAGGTTTCATTATATTTAGATACTCGTGTTAAGACAAAAATATCCTTGGAAAATATCACTCAATTTGCTGAAATTAGCAAAACTGATTATGAGAAAATTACAAGACTTGATATCTTGTCTAAAGTAGAAAACTATTACGAATTATTCCATTCGGAAAGAAACAAAGACTTTGATTCTGAATTAACCCAAGTTTCTTATGGTGGACGTGTATATGATGAGAAGGAAATGAGAAGCTTAGTAGACTCATCACTAGATTTTTGGCTTACCGCTGGCCGATATAACAAACAATTTGAAAAAGAATATGCAGAATTCTTGGGAGTTAGATATGCACTCCTTACTAACTCTGGTTCCTCTGCCAATCTACTGGCATTCTCCGCTTTAACATCTCCGAAATTGAAGGATCGTCAGATAAAACCTGGAGATGAAGTAATTACAGTAGCAGCAGGTTTTCCTACAACTGTAACGCCTATTGTACAGAATGGTGCTATTCCTGTGTTTATCGATGTTGAATTGGGAACTTACAATATCATAGTAGATCGTATTGAAGCAGCGATTACACCAAAAACCAAGGCAATTATGGTTGCTCACACTATGGGTAATCCGTTTGAGTTAGATAAGGTTATGGAGATTGCTGCTAAATACAATCTATGGGTGGTTGAAGATAACTGCGATGCTCTTGGCTCTAAATTTAATGGGAAATTAACAGGTACACATGGACATATCGGTACATCAAGCTTCTATCCTCCGCATCATATGACTATGGGTGAAGGCGGGGCAGTATACACCAATAACGCCTTGCTTAAATCAATCATTGAATCCTTCAGAGATTGGGGCAGAGATTGCTGGTGCCCATCTGGCTGTGATAATACATGTAATAAACGCTTTGGTTGGGAGCTAGGTTCTTTACCATATGGGTATGATCATAAATATACCTACTCACATATTGGTTACAATTTGCGGGTTACAGAGATGCAGGCAGCTATTGGGGTTGAACAACTTAAGAAGGTTCCAACTTTCACTCAAGCACGTAAAGAAAATTTCAAACGATTGTTTGAAGGTTTGAAGGATCTGGGAGAACACTTTATTCTGCCAAGGGCAACTGAAAACTCAGATCCAAGTTGGTTTGGGTTTATGTTAACTGTACAAGATGGTGCAAAATTCACGAAGAATGAAATTGTAGAGTATTTGGAGGCCAATCGGATTCAGACACGCATGTTATTTGCCGGCAATTTAACCCGTCAACCAGCATTTCAAAATGTGAATTATCGTATAAGTGGCGATCTTAAAAATACTGATAAAATTATGCATGATACATTCCTGGTTGGAGTTTATCCAGGATTAACTAAAGAAAAAATTGATTATGTGGTTAGTAAGATCAGAAGTTTCGTGTTAGATAAAAAATAA
- a CDS encoding GtrA family protein, translating to MKNPSVKFVIVGILNTIVGLSVYTVYLKFIQDNYLQALILSHVIGVAHSYLWNNRWTFQQKRYNAKSGMKFMLVYIITFFVNLFLLTLLVDTIGMNKLIAQATALFLTTVISFFGHKYWSFGASKNS from the coding sequence GTGAAAAATCCTTCGGTTAAATTTGTAATAGTAGGTATTTTAAATACAATTGTGGGACTTAGTGTATATACAGTATATCTAAAATTCATTCAAGACAATTATCTCCAAGCACTTATTCTATCACATGTGATAGGTGTGGCTCATAGTTATTTATGGAATAATAGATGGACATTTCAGCAGAAGAGATATAATGCCAAAAGTGGTATGAAGTTTATGTTGGTATACATCATTACTTTTTTTGTTAACTTATTTCTATTAACATTATTAGTTGATACAATAGGAATGAATAAATTAATCGCTCAGGCGACGGCTCTTTTTTTGACTACAGTAATTAGCTTTTTTGGCCATAAGTACTGGAGTTTTGGAGCTTCTAAAAATTCTTAA
- the rfbF gene encoding glucose-1-phosphate cytidylyltransferase, with protein MKVVILAGGYGTRISEESHLRPKPMIEIGQKPILWHIMKLYSHYGFNDFVICLGYKGFYIKEYFAHYFLHESDVTFDFTSDNQLVTHTHTAEPWKVTLVNTGIDTMTGGRVKRIQKYIGNEPFMLTYGDGVSDVNISELVNQHNLHGRLATVTTVQPSGRFGALDIASNNEVKGFQEKPKGDGSWINAGFFVLQPEVFNYIDGDETFFEKEPLEGLARDGELFGFKHHGFWQPMDTLRDKNHLEDLWSSGQAPWKTWDAKPVKTK; from the coding sequence ATGAAGGTAGTTATTCTTGCAGGTGGGTATGGTACTAGAATCAGCGAAGAATCTCATCTCAGACCGAAACCTATGATTGAAATAGGCCAGAAGCCCATTTTATGGCACATCATGAAATTATATTCCCATTATGGTTTTAATGATTTTGTGATATGTCTTGGTTATAAAGGATTTTACATCAAAGAATACTTTGCTCATTATTTTTTGCATGAATCAGATGTTACATTCGATTTCACAAGTGATAATCAGTTGGTGACACACACCCATACAGCAGAACCTTGGAAAGTAACTCTTGTGAATACCGGGATTGATACAATGACTGGTGGAAGAGTAAAAAGAATACAAAAATACATTGGAAACGAACCTTTCATGCTAACTTATGGCGATGGTGTATCTGATGTGAATATATCAGAACTTGTTAATCAGCATAACTTACATGGACGTCTCGCAACAGTAACTACTGTGCAGCCAAGTGGCCGCTTTGGTGCATTAGATATAGCTTCCAACAACGAAGTAAAGGGCTTCCAAGAAAAACCTAAAGGTGACGGGTCTTGGATTAATGCAGGGTTCTTCGTGTTACAACCAGAAGTATTTAATTACATTGATGGTGATGAGACTTTCTTTGAAAAAGAACCTTTGGAAGGATTGGCACGTGATGGTGAATTGTTTGGTTTTAAGCATCATGGATTTTGGCAACCAATGGATACACTGAGAGATAAAAACCATTTAGAGGATCTTTGGAGTAGCGGGCAGGCTCCTTGGAAAACGTGGGATGCAAAGCCGGTGAAAACAAAATGA